A single region of the Lates calcarifer isolate ASB-BC8 linkage group LG3, TLL_Latcal_v3, whole genome shotgun sequence genome encodes:
- the jazf1a gene encoding juxtaposed with another zinc finger protein 1a, with translation MTGIAAASFFSNSCRFGGCGLQFESLAELIVHIEDNHIDTDPRVLEKQEQQQPTYLALSYINRFMTDAARREQETMKKKATPKLSLSITGGVSRNSTATPPRHTSGNLTPPVTPPITPSSSFRSSTPTGSEYDEEEVDYEESDSDESWTTESAISSESILSSMCMNGGEEKPFACPVPGCKKRYKNVNGIKYHAKNGHRTQIRVRKPFKCRCGKSYKTSQGLRHHTINFHPPVSTEILRKIQG, from the exons ATGACGGGCATCGCCGCTGCTTCTTTCTTCTCTAATTCCTGCAGGTTTGGGGGCTGCGGTCTCCAGTTCGAGTCTCTCGCCGAGCTCATCGTCCACATCGAGGACAATCACATCG aCACAGATCCGCGGGTTCTGGAGAAGCAGGAGCAACAGCAGCCCACTTATCTGGCCCTAAGTTACATAAACAG GTTCATGACAGATGCGGCGCGCCGGGAGCAGGAGACCATGAAAAAGAAGGCCACACCCAAATTGTCCCTGTCCATCACAGGTGGAGTGTCCAGAAACAGTACGGCCACGCCTCCTCGCCACACCAGCGGTAACCTGACGCCTCCCGTCACGCCCCCCAtcaccccttcctcctccttccgCAGCAGCACACCTACAG GCAGTGAGtatgatgaggaggaggtagaCTACGAGGAGTCGGACAGCGATGAGTCGTGGACCACAGAAAGCGCCATCAGCTCTGAGTCCATCCTCAGCTCCATGTGCATGAACGGGGGAGAGGAGAAGCCATTCGCCTGTCCCGTCCCTGGCTGCAAGAAGAGATACAAG AATGTGAATGGTATCAAGTACCACGCCAAGAATGGCCACCGCACACAGATCCGTGTGAGAAAACCCTTCAAGTGTCGCTGTGGCAAGAGCTACAAGACCTCGCAGGGCCTGAGACACCACACCATCAACTTCCACCCACCTGTCTCCACCGAGATCTTGCGCAAGATTCAGGGCTAG
- the creb5a gene encoding cyclic AMP-responsive element-binding protein 5 isoform X2 — MNDKQDRPYVCGAPGCSQRFQLEEHLIIHRHKHEMTLKFPSIKTDTAFTDQTPTPTRFLQNCDEVGLFKEIEEEFLQAQEEEKSKQTLTHNGPSCMNQHQLKPQLQLQHPPQPQHPHPQPPLHHPQTHPLQHPQSHGPILGPSCSLAAQQTLSSSQSGSVITQAPSTLTHSGPVPGPLSSLHHMRNRHRQPLPASLPGPLPDPAMQGASAQHMPIEKQMSCVMGIPGPVHNPSCSSPQRSKQTLGHHFQQHHPGMVVINNPVTSMGHMMEMMPQRHQAPPLQHHHHPHPHHHHHPHHPQLPAPPPLSYQQRCHVPPPQHLGSSHGHQLHQSGNTPHAQAHQSPPSHLHQASPPAPPLTVPAQLSPVAQQMQPSQPSHSQHAVQAGGSCSSGGAGGGGGGGGSGNRRRRTAEQDPDERRQKFLERNRAAATRCRQKRKLWVSSLEKKAEELTHTNLQLQNEVTSLRSEVGQLKQILLTHKDCPVTARQREAQGYPRVSPGGSPTPVGPGSHLQAIQHNSISTSSTAAGDTSLDTQPGR, encoded by the exons ATGAATGACAAACAGGACAGGCCATATGTGTGCGGCGCCCCGGGCTGCTCTCAG CGCTTCCAGTTGGAGGAGCACCTGATCATCCACAGACACAAGCATGAAATGACCCTCAAGTTCCCCTCCATCAAAACGGACACGGCTTTTACAG ATCAGACGCCGACGCCAACCCGATTTCTGCAGAACTGTGACGAGGTTGGTCTGTTCAAGGAGATAGAGGAGGAGTTTCTTCaagcacaagaagaagaaaagagcaaacag ACGCTTACCCATAATGGGCCGTCCTGTATGAACCAGCACCAGCTCAAACCCCAGCTTCAGCTCCAGCACCCACCCCAGCCTCAGCACCCACATCCCCAGCCACCGCTGCACCACCCCCAGACCCATCCCCTGCAGCATCCCCAGTCCCATGGCCCCATTCTGGGCCCTAGCTGCAGCCTGGCTGCCCAGCAAACTCTGTCCTCCTCCCAGTCCGGATCAGTCATCACCCAGGCTCCTTCCACGCTCACACACTCAGG CCCAGTTCCCGGGCCACTGTCCTCTCTCCACCACATGCggaacagacacagacaaccGCTGCCAGCCTCCTTACCAGGCCCCCTGCCAGACCCCGCCATGCAAGGGGCATCTGCTCAGCACATGCCT ATAGAGAAGCAGATGTCTTGTGTAATGGGTATACCAGGTCCTGTACACAACCCATCCTGTTCTTCACCTCAG AGATCCAAACAGACACTGGGCCATCATTTCCAACAGCACCACCCAGGAATGGTCGTCATCAACAACCCCGTTACATCCATGGGTCATATGATGGAGATGATGCCACAGCGCCACCAGGCACCTCCACTACAACACCACCATCATCcccatcctcatcatcatcatcatcctcatcatccacAGCTTCCAGCTCCTCCACCCCTCTCCTACCAACAGCGATGCCACGTCCCTCCTCCACAGCACTTGGGAAGCTCGCACGGCCACCAGCTTCACCAGTCAGGGAACACGCCGCACGCTCAGGCTCACCAGTCACCGCCTTCACACCTGCACCAGGCATCACCGCCTGCACCCCCACTGACTGTTCCAGCACAG ttaTCACCAGTTGCACAGCAGATGCAGCCCTCGCAGCCTTCCCATTCCCAGCATGCAGTGCAGGCAGGTGGTAGCTGCAGCAGtggtggagcaggaggaggaggaggaggaggaggcagcggcAACCGTCGGAGGAGGACGGCTGAGCAGGACCCCGATGAGCGCAGGCAGAAATTTCTGGAGCGTAACCGGGCTGCAGCCACCCGCTGCCGACAGAAGAGAAAGCTGTGGGTGTCGTCGCTGGAGAAGAAAGCCGAAGAGCTGACGCACACAAACCTGCAGCTACAG AATGAGGTGACGTCGCTGAGGTCGGAGGTGGGTCAGCTGAAGCAGATTCTGCTCACCCACAAGGACTGTCCTGTTACTGCCCGGCAGAGAGAGGCACAGGGGTACCCCA GGGTGAGCCCGGGAGGAAGTCCCACCCCTGTAGGTCCTGGGTCTCATCTTCAGGCCATCCAGCACAACAGCATCTCCACCTCCTCGACAGCCGCAGGCGACACAAGCCTCGACACCCAGCCTGGACGCTAG
- the creb5a gene encoding cyclic AMP-responsive element-binding protein 5 isoform X1: MNDKQDRPYVCGAPGCSQRFQLEEHLIIHRHKHEMTLKFPSIKTDTAFTDQTPTPTRFLQNCDEVGLFKEIEEEFLQAQEEEKSKQTLTHNGPSCMNQHQLKPQLQLQHPPQPQHPHPQPPLHHPQTHPLQHPQSHGPILGPSCSLAAQQTLSSSQSGSVITQAPSTLTHSGPVPGPLSSLHHMRNRHRQPLPASLPGPLPDPAMQGASAQHMPIEKQMSCVMGIPGPVHNPSCSSPQRSKQTLGHHFQQHHPGMVVINNPVTSMGHMMEMMPQRHQAPPLQHHHHPHPHHHHHPHHPQLPAPPPLSYQQRCHVPPPQHLGSSHGHQLHQSGNTPHAQAHQSPPSHLHQASPPAPPLTVPAQLSPVAQQMQPSQPSHSQHAVQAGGSCSSGGAGGGGGGGGSGNRRRRTAEQDPDERRQKFLERNRAAATRCRQKRKLWVSSLEKKAEELTHTNLQLQNEVTSLRSEVGQLKQILLTHKDCPVTARQREAQGYPTAGVSPGGSPTPVGPGSHLQAIQHNSISTSSTAAGDTSLDTQPGR, translated from the exons ATGAATGACAAACAGGACAGGCCATATGTGTGCGGCGCCCCGGGCTGCTCTCAG CGCTTCCAGTTGGAGGAGCACCTGATCATCCACAGACACAAGCATGAAATGACCCTCAAGTTCCCCTCCATCAAAACGGACACGGCTTTTACAG ATCAGACGCCGACGCCAACCCGATTTCTGCAGAACTGTGACGAGGTTGGTCTGTTCAAGGAGATAGAGGAGGAGTTTCTTCaagcacaagaagaagaaaagagcaaacag ACGCTTACCCATAATGGGCCGTCCTGTATGAACCAGCACCAGCTCAAACCCCAGCTTCAGCTCCAGCACCCACCCCAGCCTCAGCACCCACATCCCCAGCCACCGCTGCACCACCCCCAGACCCATCCCCTGCAGCATCCCCAGTCCCATGGCCCCATTCTGGGCCCTAGCTGCAGCCTGGCTGCCCAGCAAACTCTGTCCTCCTCCCAGTCCGGATCAGTCATCACCCAGGCTCCTTCCACGCTCACACACTCAGG CCCAGTTCCCGGGCCACTGTCCTCTCTCCACCACATGCggaacagacacagacaaccGCTGCCAGCCTCCTTACCAGGCCCCCTGCCAGACCCCGCCATGCAAGGGGCATCTGCTCAGCACATGCCT ATAGAGAAGCAGATGTCTTGTGTAATGGGTATACCAGGTCCTGTACACAACCCATCCTGTTCTTCACCTCAG AGATCCAAACAGACACTGGGCCATCATTTCCAACAGCACCACCCAGGAATGGTCGTCATCAACAACCCCGTTACATCCATGGGTCATATGATGGAGATGATGCCACAGCGCCACCAGGCACCTCCACTACAACACCACCATCATCcccatcctcatcatcatcatcatcctcatcatccacAGCTTCCAGCTCCTCCACCCCTCTCCTACCAACAGCGATGCCACGTCCCTCCTCCACAGCACTTGGGAAGCTCGCACGGCCACCAGCTTCACCAGTCAGGGAACACGCCGCACGCTCAGGCTCACCAGTCACCGCCTTCACACCTGCACCAGGCATCACCGCCTGCACCCCCACTGACTGTTCCAGCACAG ttaTCACCAGTTGCACAGCAGATGCAGCCCTCGCAGCCTTCCCATTCCCAGCATGCAGTGCAGGCAGGTGGTAGCTGCAGCAGtggtggagcaggaggaggaggaggaggaggaggcagcggcAACCGTCGGAGGAGGACGGCTGAGCAGGACCCCGATGAGCGCAGGCAGAAATTTCTGGAGCGTAACCGGGCTGCAGCCACCCGCTGCCGACAGAAGAGAAAGCTGTGGGTGTCGTCGCTGGAGAAGAAAGCCGAAGAGCTGACGCACACAAACCTGCAGCTACAG AATGAGGTGACGTCGCTGAGGTCGGAGGTGGGTCAGCTGAAGCAGATTCTGCTCACCCACAAGGACTGTCCTGTTACTGCCCGGCAGAGAGAGGCACAGGGGTACCCCA CTGCAGGGGTGAGCCCGGGAGGAAGTCCCACCCCTGTAGGTCCTGGGTCTCATCTTCAGGCCATCCAGCACAACAGCATCTCCACCTCCTCGACAGCCGCAGGCGACACAAGCCTCGACACCCAGCCTGGACGCTAG
- the creb5a gene encoding cyclic AMP-responsive element-binding protein 5 isoform X3 → MTLKFPSIKTDTAFTDQTPTPTRFLQNCDEVGLFKEIEEEFLQAQEEEKSKQTLTHNGPSCMNQHQLKPQLQLQHPPQPQHPHPQPPLHHPQTHPLQHPQSHGPILGPSCSLAAQQTLSSSQSGSVITQAPSTLTHSGPVPGPLSSLHHMRNRHRQPLPASLPGPLPDPAMQGASAQHMPIEKQMSCVMGIPGPVHNPSCSSPQRSKQTLGHHFQQHHPGMVVINNPVTSMGHMMEMMPQRHQAPPLQHHHHPHPHHHHHPHHPQLPAPPPLSYQQRCHVPPPQHLGSSHGHQLHQSGNTPHAQAHQSPPSHLHQASPPAPPLTVPAQLSPVAQQMQPSQPSHSQHAVQAGGSCSSGGAGGGGGGGGSGNRRRRTAEQDPDERRQKFLERNRAAATRCRQKRKLWVSSLEKKAEELTHTNLQLQNEVTSLRSEVGQLKQILLTHKDCPVTARQREAQGYPTAGVSPGGSPTPVGPGSHLQAIQHNSISTSSTAAGDTSLDTQPGR, encoded by the exons ATGACCCTCAAGTTCCCCTCCATCAAAACGGACACGGCTTTTACAG ATCAGACGCCGACGCCAACCCGATTTCTGCAGAACTGTGACGAGGTTGGTCTGTTCAAGGAGATAGAGGAGGAGTTTCTTCaagcacaagaagaagaaaagagcaaacag ACGCTTACCCATAATGGGCCGTCCTGTATGAACCAGCACCAGCTCAAACCCCAGCTTCAGCTCCAGCACCCACCCCAGCCTCAGCACCCACATCCCCAGCCACCGCTGCACCACCCCCAGACCCATCCCCTGCAGCATCCCCAGTCCCATGGCCCCATTCTGGGCCCTAGCTGCAGCCTGGCTGCCCAGCAAACTCTGTCCTCCTCCCAGTCCGGATCAGTCATCACCCAGGCTCCTTCCACGCTCACACACTCAGG CCCAGTTCCCGGGCCACTGTCCTCTCTCCACCACATGCggaacagacacagacaaccGCTGCCAGCCTCCTTACCAGGCCCCCTGCCAGACCCCGCCATGCAAGGGGCATCTGCTCAGCACATGCCT ATAGAGAAGCAGATGTCTTGTGTAATGGGTATACCAGGTCCTGTACACAACCCATCCTGTTCTTCACCTCAG AGATCCAAACAGACACTGGGCCATCATTTCCAACAGCACCACCCAGGAATGGTCGTCATCAACAACCCCGTTACATCCATGGGTCATATGATGGAGATGATGCCACAGCGCCACCAGGCACCTCCACTACAACACCACCATCATCcccatcctcatcatcatcatcatcctcatcatccacAGCTTCCAGCTCCTCCACCCCTCTCCTACCAACAGCGATGCCACGTCCCTCCTCCACAGCACTTGGGAAGCTCGCACGGCCACCAGCTTCACCAGTCAGGGAACACGCCGCACGCTCAGGCTCACCAGTCACCGCCTTCACACCTGCACCAGGCATCACCGCCTGCACCCCCACTGACTGTTCCAGCACAG ttaTCACCAGTTGCACAGCAGATGCAGCCCTCGCAGCCTTCCCATTCCCAGCATGCAGTGCAGGCAGGTGGTAGCTGCAGCAGtggtggagcaggaggaggaggaggaggaggaggcagcggcAACCGTCGGAGGAGGACGGCTGAGCAGGACCCCGATGAGCGCAGGCAGAAATTTCTGGAGCGTAACCGGGCTGCAGCCACCCGCTGCCGACAGAAGAGAAAGCTGTGGGTGTCGTCGCTGGAGAAGAAAGCCGAAGAGCTGACGCACACAAACCTGCAGCTACAG AATGAGGTGACGTCGCTGAGGTCGGAGGTGGGTCAGCTGAAGCAGATTCTGCTCACCCACAAGGACTGTCCTGTTACTGCCCGGCAGAGAGAGGCACAGGGGTACCCCA CTGCAGGGGTGAGCCCGGGAGGAAGTCCCACCCCTGTAGGTCCTGGGTCTCATCTTCAGGCCATCCAGCACAACAGCATCTCCACCTCCTCGACAGCCGCAGGCGACACAAGCCTCGACACCCAGCCTGGACGCTAG